A genomic stretch from Falco biarmicus isolate bFalBia1 chromosome 17, bFalBia1.pri, whole genome shotgun sequence includes:
- the LOC130160325 gene encoding mucin-5AC-like, protein MPSVSPWIPACLCVPMPGTSLCPVCPKCPHAQCVPMDPCVLLCVSMPHVSPSVSMPGASLWPMSPHALCVPVDLCVLVCPCPVCPNACCILVPHMSLCPACPRCPHAQCVPMGPCMLLCVSMPRMSPGVPMPGASPCPLCPYAVHGCVRVHRPCVLMPRVSPSVFMSGASLCLVCPHPSVSPWIPAWLCMCPCVPVCPHGSLCGHVCVHAPGVPMSPYIPMLGVSPWIPVWSCMCPHALGVPMPWVSPSIPVWACMCPCPWCLHALGVPRSAHILMPGCPHALGVPMDPCVVMYVSLPQVSPCPGCPRGSLRGHVCVPAPGVPMPWVSPWIPAWSCVCPCPRCPHALGVPVDPCVVMYVSLPQVSPCPGCPCGSLRGHVCVPAPGVPMPWVSPWIPVWSCVCPCPRCPHALGVPVDPCVVIWTLIEQQQQQLQAKERQIEELKAERDTVRRGGGRERGTTGG, encoded by the coding sequence ATGCCCAGTGTGTCCCCATGGATCCCTGCGTGCTTGTGTGTCCCCATGCCTGGTACATCCCTGTGCCCAGTGTGTCCCAAGTGTCCCCATGCCCAGTGTGTCCCCATGGATCCCTGTGTGCTTCTGTGTGTGTCCATGCCCCACGTGTCCCCAAGTGTCTCCATGCCTGGTGCATCCCTGTGGCCCATGTCTCCCCATGCTCTGTGTGTCCCTGTGGATCTGTGCGTGCTTGTGTGTCCATGCCCCGTGTGTCCCAATGCCTGCTGCATCCTTGTGCCCCACATGTCCCTATGCCCTGCGTGTCCCAGGTGTCCCCATGCCCAGTGTGTCCCCATGGGTCCCTGCATGCTGCTATGTGTGTCCATGCCCCGCATGTCCCCAGGTGTCCCCATGCCTGGTGCATCCCCATGCCCACTGTGTCCCTATGCCGTGCACGGCTGTGTACGTGTCCATCGCCCATGTGTCCTCATGCCCCGGGTGTCCCCAAGTGTATTCATGTCTGGTGCATCCCTGTGCCTGGTGTGTCCCCATCCTAGTGTGTCCCCGTGGATCCCTGCATGGTTGTGTATGTGTCCAtgtgtcccagtgtgtcctCATGGATCCTTGTGTGGTCATGTATGTGTCCATGCCCCAGGAGTCCCCATGTCCCCATACATCCCTATGCTTGGGGTGTCCCCGTGGATCCCTGTGTGGTCATGTATGTGTCCCCATGCCCTGGGTGTCCCCATGCCCTGGGTGTCGCCATCGATCCCTGTGTGGGCCTGTatgtgtccctgcccatggtgtCTCCATGCCTTGGGTGTCCCCAGGTCCGCACACATCCTCATGCCTGGGTGTCCCCATGCCCTGGGTGTCCCCATGGATCCCTGTGTGGTCATGTatgtgtccctgccccaggTGTCCCCATGCCCTGGGTGTCCCCGTGGATCCCTGCGTGGTCATGTGTGTGTCCCTGCCCCAGGTGTCCCCATGCCCTGGGTGTCCCCATGGATCCCTGCGTGGTCATGTGTGTGTCCCTGCCCCAGGTGTCCCCATGCCCTGGGTGTCCCCGTGGATCCCTGCGTGGTCATGTatgtgtccctgccccaggTGTCCCCATGCCCTGGGTGTCCCTGTGGATCCCTGCGTGGTCATGTGTGTGTCCCTGCCCCAGGTGTCCCCATGCCCTGGGTGTCCCCATGGATCCCTGTGTGGTCATGTGTGTGTCCCTGCCCCAGGTGTCCCCATGCCCTGGGTGTCCCCGTGGATCCCTGCGTGGTCAT